A genomic stretch from Xiphophorus maculatus strain JP 163 A chromosome 16, X_maculatus-5.0-male, whole genome shotgun sequence includes:
- the gtf2f1 gene encoding general transcription factor IIF subunit 1 isoform X1, producing MTSLGGSSSSTTEYTVRVPKNTTKKYNIMAFNAGDRVNCSSWTQARMERDMSARRIYGEEETPESGAGSEFGKKQREEARRKKFGIVTREFKVEDQPWILKVNGKAGKRFKGIKKGGVTENASYYIFTQCPDGAFEAFPVHGWYNFTQQAKHRTLTAEEAEEEWGRRNKVVNHFSIMLQRRLREQERGDDDEDETEKGGKKKKKGGRKGGDLLIHDLDDDLEMSSDDSDSSMGEDGESKAKTKKATGKGKSKKKKQKSNDKEALEDSDDGDYEGLEVDYMSEESSSDEEPTNEKPTKAEEHPKGIDEASESEEDSEEEKQNEEEAKEEEEEEEGKKTPVQMEKKKKKDSSGESDSSDDSDIEGETASALFMVAKKKRTPPKRPGGRGSAGSSRTGSRPGTPSIDSASTSSTLRAAASKLEQGKRQIQTGSTDSPAAKRLKMEPSSQSPVPSGKSTPQPPSGKSTPSSSDVQLTEEAVRRYLIRKPMTTKDLLKKFQTKRTGLSSEQTVNVLAQILKRLNPERKMVNDKMHFYLTE from the exons ATGACGTCACTG GGTGGAAGCAGTTCCTCAACCACAGAGTACACTGTGAGAGTCCCCAA AAACACCACCAAAAAGTACAATATAATGGCTTTTAACGCAGGGGATAGAGTCAACTGCTCAAGCTGGACACAG GCACGTATGGAAAGAGACATGAGTGCTCGGCGAATATATGGGGAGGAGGAGACACCGGAGAGTGGCGCAGGTAGCGAGTTTGGCAAAAAACAGCGAGAGGAAGCTCGGCGAAAAAAGTTTGGAATTGTTACCCGAGAGTTCAAAGTGGAGGATCAGCCATGGATCTTGAAGGTCAATGGCAAAGCTGGCAAGAG gtttaaGGGTATAAAGAAAGGTGGAGTTACAGAAAATGCATCCTACTACATTTTTACCCAGTGTCCAGATGGAGCTTTTGAAGCCTTTCCTGTTCATGGGTGGTATAACTTTACGCAGCAGGCAAAGCATCGAACGTTAACCGCTGAAGAAGCCGAAGAAGAGTGGGGCAG GCGGAACAAGGTCGTAAACCACTTCAGCATTATGCTTCAGAGACGGCTTCGGGAGCAGGAGCGTGGTGATGACGATGAAGACGAGACAGAAAAGggtgggaagaagaaaaagaaggggGGCCGTAAGGGTGGCGACCTTCTCATACACGACCTAGATGATGACCTTGAGATGAGCAGTGATGACAGTGACAGCAGCATGGGAGAAG ATGGAGAAAGCAAGGCAAAGACGAAAAAAGCTACAGGGAAAGGGAAatcgaagaagaagaagcaaaagaGCAACGATAAGGAAGCCCTTGAAGACAGCGATGATGGAGATTATGAGGGTCTGGAAGTGGATTATATGTCAGAGGAAAGCAG CTCAGACGAAGAGCCAACAAATGAAAAGCCAACCAAAGCAGAAGAGCACCCTAAAG GAATCGATGAGGCATCTGAGAGTGAGGAAGATAGtgaagaagagaaacaaaatgaagaagaggctaaagaggaggaagaagaagaggaagggaAGAAAACCCCGGTCCAgatggaaaagaagaagaaaaaag ACAGCAGTGGCGAATCAGACAGCTCTGACGACAGCGACATTGAAGGAGAGACCGCTTCTGCTTTGTTCATGGTAGCTAAA AAGAAGCGCACGCCTCCCAAGCGGCCTGGTGGACGCGGCTCTGCAGGCAGCTCCAGGACGGGTAGTCGTCCTGGGACCCCATCCATAGATTCCGCCTCCACCTCCAGTACACTGCGTGCTGCTGCCAGCAAACTAGAGCAAG GGAAGAGACAAATTCAGACTGGAAGTACTGACTCACCAGCAGCCAAAAGGCTCAAGATGGAGCCCAGCAGTCAGAGCCCTGTCCCCTCTGGGAAGAGCACACCTCAACCCCCATCTGGCAAATCCACTCCAAGCTCAAG TGACGTGCAGCTGACGGAGGAAGCTGTGCGCCGCTACCTGATCCGTAAGCCGATGACCACCAAAGACTTGCTGAAGAAGTTCCAGACAAAGCGCACAGGTCTGAGCAGCGAGCAGACGGTCAACGTGCTCGCTCAGATCCTGAAGCGTCTCAATCCAGAGCGCAAGATGGTCAATGACAAAATGCACTTCTACCTCACAGAGTAA
- the gtf2f1 gene encoding general transcription factor IIF subunit 1 isoform X2, with amino-acid sequence MTSLGGSSSSTTEYTVRVPKNTTKKYNIMAFNAGDRVNCSSWTQARMERDMSARRIYGEEETPESGAGSEFGKKQREEARRKKFGIVTREFKVEDQPWILKVNGKAGKRFKGIKKGGVTENASYYIFTQCPDGAFEAFPVHGWYNFTQQAKHRTLTAEEAEEEWGRRNKVVNHFSIMLQRRLREQERGDDDEDETEKGGKKKKKGGRKGGDLLIHDLDDDLEMSSDDSDSSMGEDGESKAKTKKATGKGKSKKKKQKSNDKEALEDSDDGDYEGLEVDYMSEESSSDEEPTNEKPTKAEEHPKGIDEASESEEDSEEEKQNEEEAKEEEEEEEGKKTPVQMEKKKKKDSSGESDSSDDSDIEGETASALFMKKRTPPKRPGGRGSAGSSRTGSRPGTPSIDSASTSSTLRAAASKLEQGKRQIQTGSTDSPAAKRLKMEPSSQSPVPSGKSTPQPPSGKSTPSSSDVQLTEEAVRRYLIRKPMTTKDLLKKFQTKRTGLSSEQTVNVLAQILKRLNPERKMVNDKMHFYLTE; translated from the exons ATGACGTCACTG GGTGGAAGCAGTTCCTCAACCACAGAGTACACTGTGAGAGTCCCCAA AAACACCACCAAAAAGTACAATATAATGGCTTTTAACGCAGGGGATAGAGTCAACTGCTCAAGCTGGACACAG GCACGTATGGAAAGAGACATGAGTGCTCGGCGAATATATGGGGAGGAGGAGACACCGGAGAGTGGCGCAGGTAGCGAGTTTGGCAAAAAACAGCGAGAGGAAGCTCGGCGAAAAAAGTTTGGAATTGTTACCCGAGAGTTCAAAGTGGAGGATCAGCCATGGATCTTGAAGGTCAATGGCAAAGCTGGCAAGAG gtttaaGGGTATAAAGAAAGGTGGAGTTACAGAAAATGCATCCTACTACATTTTTACCCAGTGTCCAGATGGAGCTTTTGAAGCCTTTCCTGTTCATGGGTGGTATAACTTTACGCAGCAGGCAAAGCATCGAACGTTAACCGCTGAAGAAGCCGAAGAAGAGTGGGGCAG GCGGAACAAGGTCGTAAACCACTTCAGCATTATGCTTCAGAGACGGCTTCGGGAGCAGGAGCGTGGTGATGACGATGAAGACGAGACAGAAAAGggtgggaagaagaaaaagaaggggGGCCGTAAGGGTGGCGACCTTCTCATACACGACCTAGATGATGACCTTGAGATGAGCAGTGATGACAGTGACAGCAGCATGGGAGAAG ATGGAGAAAGCAAGGCAAAGACGAAAAAAGCTACAGGGAAAGGGAAatcgaagaagaagaagcaaaagaGCAACGATAAGGAAGCCCTTGAAGACAGCGATGATGGAGATTATGAGGGTCTGGAAGTGGATTATATGTCAGAGGAAAGCAG CTCAGACGAAGAGCCAACAAATGAAAAGCCAACCAAAGCAGAAGAGCACCCTAAAG GAATCGATGAGGCATCTGAGAGTGAGGAAGATAGtgaagaagagaaacaaaatgaagaagaggctaaagaggaggaagaagaagaggaagggaAGAAAACCCCGGTCCAgatggaaaagaagaagaaaaaag ACAGCAGTGGCGAATCAGACAGCTCTGACGACAGCGACATTGAAGGAGAGACCGCTTCTGCTTTGTTCATG AAGAAGCGCACGCCTCCCAAGCGGCCTGGTGGACGCGGCTCTGCAGGCAGCTCCAGGACGGGTAGTCGTCCTGGGACCCCATCCATAGATTCCGCCTCCACCTCCAGTACACTGCGTGCTGCTGCCAGCAAACTAGAGCAAG GGAAGAGACAAATTCAGACTGGAAGTACTGACTCACCAGCAGCCAAAAGGCTCAAGATGGAGCCCAGCAGTCAGAGCCCTGTCCCCTCTGGGAAGAGCACACCTCAACCCCCATCTGGCAAATCCACTCCAAGCTCAAG TGACGTGCAGCTGACGGAGGAAGCTGTGCGCCGCTACCTGATCCGTAAGCCGATGACCACCAAAGACTTGCTGAAGAAGTTCCAGACAAAGCGCACAGGTCTGAGCAGCGAGCAGACGGTCAACGTGCTCGCTCAGATCCTGAAGCGTCTCAATCCAGAGCGCAAGATGGTCAATGACAAAATGCACTTCTACCTCACAGAGTAA
- the alkbh7 gene encoding alpha-ketoglutarate-dependent dioxygenase alkB homolog 7, mitochondrial — translation MKLLLTTLKRTRNPAVYLCRRCCSSPRSSGGLSSLQDEVMVGSSLELVRTVGSQVEVRPGFITEEEEAVLLQELEPGLRKKRYEFDHWDDAIHGYRETERLRWAPPCEEILNRVRSVAFPQGAPLLGPVHVLDLDKAGYIKPHVDSVKFCGSTIAGLSLLSDSIMRLVKENEPNEWLDLLLTRRSLYILREQARYDFTHEILKDEDSVFNGHRVPRQRRISVICRNLPG, via the exons ATGAAATTGTTGCTGACGACACTGAAACGCACACGAAACCCAGCGGTTTACCTCTGCCGACGGTGCTGTTCGAGCCCCAGAAGCAGCGGTGGACTGTCATCTCTCCAAGATGAGGTGATGGTGGGGTCAAGCCTGGAGCTGGTGCGGACTGTGGGCTCTCAGGTGGAGGTGAGGCCGGGCTTCatcacagaggaggaggaggctgtCCTGCTGCAAGAGCTGGAGCCAGGTCTCAGGAAGAAACGCTACGAGTTCGACCACTGGGACGAC GCAATTCATGGCTACAGAGAGACGGAGCGTCTGAGGTGGGCTCCGCCGTGTGAAGAGATCCTGAACCGTGTCCGGTCTGTAGCGTTTCCTCAGGGTGCTCCTCTTCTGGGGCCCGTGCACGTTCTGGATTTGGACAAAGCTGGCTACATCAAACCCCACGTCGACAGCGTCAAG TTTTGTGGCAGCACCATTGCTGGTTTGAGTCTTTTATCTGACAGCATCATGCGTTTAGTAAAGGAGAATGAGCCAAATGAATGGCTGGATCTGCTGCTGACTCGTCGCTCCCTCTACATACTGAG AGAACAGGCCAGATATGACTTCACTCATGAGATCCTTAAAGATGAAGACTCGGTGTTCAACGGACATAGGGTGCCGCGGCAGCGCCGGATCTCCGTTATCTGTCGTAACCTTCCAGGCTAA